The following are from one region of the Segatella oris genome:
- a CDS encoding sugar O-acetyltransferase: protein MNNEWNKMLKGEPYDALNAEILDLLFKTKDRIRQYNQLPPSDNESRETAVRAILGSCGEHPIVNSPFYCDYGCNIHVGDHFFSNFNLTILDEAMVTIGNHAYIGPNVSLYTACHPTDPVERRKGTEWAKPITIGNDVWIGGNVTVLPGITIGNGCTIGAGSVVTSDIPDGSIAVGNPCRVIKTIAYSPTDDTETEI, encoded by the coding sequence ATGAACAACGAATGGAATAAAATGCTGAAAGGAGAACCCTATGACGCTCTAAATGCTGAAATTCTCGACTTGCTTTTCAAGACAAAAGACCGAATCCGGCAATACAATCAACTGCCACCGAGCGACAATGAAAGCCGGGAAACAGCTGTCAGAGCTATCTTAGGAAGTTGCGGAGAGCACCCCATTGTGAACTCACCTTTCTACTGTGACTACGGTTGTAATATCCATGTGGGAGACCATTTCTTTTCCAACTTCAACCTTACCATACTTGATGAAGCTATGGTCACTATCGGCAACCATGCCTATATTGGCCCGAATGTGAGCCTCTACACGGCTTGTCACCCCACCGACCCTGTTGAACGACGCAAGGGAACAGAGTGGGCTAAGCCCATTACGATAGGCAATGATGTGTGGATTGGCGGCAATGTGACCGTTCTCCCCGGCATAACTATCGGCAATGGCTGCACGATTGGTGCTGGTTCGGTGGTCACATCTGACATTCCCGACGGTTCAATCGCCGTGGGAAATCCCTGCCGTGTCATCAAAACCATTGCCTATTCGCCTACTGACGACACGGAAACCGAGATATAG
- a CDS encoding YqiA/YcfP family alpha/beta fold hydrolase: MDNPYSKQFPSLMKGKKIMYVHGFLSSAQSGTVKMLQELMPEASVIAEDIPVHPEEAMQMLRKMADNEQPDLIIGTSMGGMYTEMLHGFDRILVNPAFAMGDTMSSMTGHQEFQNPRKDGVQDLMVTKGLIKEYKDITMQCFANIDTEERERVYGLFGDNDPVVHTFDLFRQHYPNAIYFHGEHRLIDKVALHYLIPVIQWIDDRQNGTERPIVYLHFDALHDSFGKPLSSMHKAYELLLEHYQVYIVAPVPTNNHAYTEEVQHWTEEFFSAPAYNHVIFTNQKNLLYGDYFIDPKPHPDFMGTTIAFGNDEFKTWEEVITFFERLGGQ; this comes from the coding sequence ATGGACAACCCTTATAGCAAACAATTTCCTTCATTAATGAAAGGGAAAAAAATCATGTATGTGCACGGTTTCCTTTCTTCGGCACAGAGTGGAACTGTGAAAATGCTGCAAGAACTTATGCCCGAAGCCTCTGTTATCGCAGAGGATATCCCCGTACATCCCGAAGAAGCCATGCAAATGCTACGCAAAATGGCTGACAACGAACAGCCCGATCTCATCATAGGTACGTCGATGGGCGGCATGTACACCGAGATGTTGCACGGCTTCGACCGCATTCTTGTCAACCCTGCCTTTGCAATGGGCGACACAATGAGCAGCATGACAGGACATCAGGAGTTTCAAAATCCACGCAAAGACGGTGTGCAAGACCTCATGGTTACTAAGGGACTCATCAAAGAATACAAGGATATTACGATGCAATGTTTTGCCAATATAGATACCGAGGAGCGTGAACGCGTCTATGGTCTCTTTGGAGATAACGACCCAGTGGTGCATACTTTCGACCTTTTCCGACAGCATTATCCCAATGCAATCTATTTCCATGGCGAGCATCGACTGATAGATAAGGTGGCACTTCATTATCTTATACCCGTCATTCAATGGATAGACGACCGACAGAACGGTACAGAACGCCCCATAGTCTACCTGCATTTTGATGCCCTTCACGATAGTTTCGGTAAGCCATTGAGCAGCATGCACAAGGCTTATGAACTGCTGTTGGAACATTATCAGGTGTATATCGTGGCACCAGTGCCCACCAACAACCACGCCTATACAGAGGAAGTACAGCATTGGACGGAGGAGTTCTTCTCTGCACCTGCCTATAATCACGTGATATTCACCAATCAGAAAAACCTTCTCTACGGCGATTACTTCATTGATCCCAAGCCTCATCCCGACTTCATGGGCACGACTATCGCATTCGGAAACGATGAGTTTAAGACGTGGGAAGAGGTGATTACTTTCTTCGAACGATTGGGAGGACAATAA
- a CDS encoding MGMT family protein has translation MPHFNSELFRQEVINIVSQIPRGRVLTYGQIARLAGHPLHARHVGNALHGLSDEAIPCHRVVNSAGRLAPNWPEQRQLLESEGVLFKPNGNVDLKQAQWEITAFSEP, from the coding sequence ATGCCTCACTTCAATTCCGAACTTTTCAGACAGGAAGTCATCAATATCGTCAGCCAAATTCCACGTGGACGCGTGCTCACCTACGGCCAGATTGCACGCTTGGCCGGCCATCCCTTGCATGCCCGACACGTGGGGAATGCCCTCCATGGACTTTCTGATGAAGCCATTCCGTGTCATCGGGTCGTGAACAGTGCAGGGCGACTTGCACCGAATTGGCCCGAACAACGGCAGCTTCTTGAAAGCGAAGGTGTGCTTTTCAAGCCGAATGGAAATGTTGACTTGAAGCAAGCGCAATGGGAGATAACAGCCTTTTCAGAACCATAA